From the Punica granatum isolate Tunisia-2019 unplaced genomic scaffold, ASM765513v2 Contig00092, whole genome shotgun sequence genome, one window contains:
- the LOC116190014 gene encoding uncharacterized protein LOC116190014: MSQLATTVSKLEGAKGKLPSQTEINPRENASAVTLRSGKVLEPAVPSKNRAQDKIDEGETKKEKSVDETKEDIINTPIQKIVIPPPFPSRFARAKKEEAEQEILETFRKAEVNIPLLDAIKQVPRYAKFLKELCTNKRKLSKGEKISVGENASAVIQRKLPQKCKDPEQIFVQDEVDWAIQQIKDYDAQWEEDGRAKDSIQPLKSLIDVSRRFESSVLPLSTSTDRILPSIVQAPKLELKKVPENLKYVYLGEKETFPVIISKELTKKDAQPKRDPQRKLNPTMKEVVMKEILKLLDLGIIYPISDSQWMLERLAENCIEVFMDDFTVYGDSFDRCLANLSKVLHRCIESNLVLNYEKCHFMVTHGFYRRFIKDFSKIAQPLCHLLQKDTDFVFGKNCREAFDKLKELLTLAPIIQPPNWKLPFEIMTDASDYAVGAVLGQRMDKRSHVIYYASKTLDAAQRNYSTKEKELLAIVFALEKFRSYLLGSKIVVFTDHAALKFLLAKKESKPRLIRWILLLQEFDLEIKDRKGYENFVVDHLSRLV, translated from the exons ATGTCTCAACTCGCCACCACTGTAAGCAAACTAGAAGGTGCGAAAGGGAAGCTACCATCCCAAACGGAAATAAACCCAAGGGAGAATGCAAGTGCAGTCACGCTAAGGAGTGGGAAGGTGTTGGAACCTGCAGTTCCTTCTAAAAATCGGGCACAAGACAAAATTGATGAGGGTgaaacaaagaaagagaagtCGGTCGACGAGACAAAGGAAGACATCATTAACACTCCCATCCAAAAGATAGTCATTCCTCCACCATTCCCAAGTCGATTCGCGAGAGCTAAGAAAGAGGAAGCGGAACAAGAAATTCTCGAGACCTTCCGGAAGGCAGAAGTGAACATTCCTCTACTCGACGCGATCAAACAAGTGCCTAGATATGCTAAGTTCCTCAAGGAATTATGCACCAACAAGAGGAAGCTGAGTAAGGGCGAAAAAATAAGTGTGGGGGAGAATGCATCGGCCGTCATCCAAAGGAAATTGCCACAAAAGTGCAAGGATCCAG AACAGATTTTTGTGCAGGATGAGGTCGATTGGGCAATCCAACAAATCAAGGATTATGATGCCCAATgggaagaagatggaagagcAAAAGATTCAATTCAGCCTTTAAAATCACTTATAGATGTGTCGAGAAGGTTTGAAAGTTCAGTTTTACCATTATCGACTTCCACCGATCGGATTCTCCCTTCTATTGTGCAGGCCCCCAAGTTAGAATTGAAGAAGGTTCCAGAGAATTTGAAGTACGTTTATTTGGGTGAAAAGGAGACCTTCCCAGTCATCATCTCAAAGGAACTAACAAAG AAAGATGCACAACCAAAGCGAGACCCACAGAGGAAGCTTAATCCAACAATGAAGGAAGTCGTTATGAAGGAAATACTTAAGCTCCTGGACTTAGGAATTATCTACCCCATATCAGACAGTCAATGG ATGCTTGAAAGGCTAGCTG AAAACTGCATAGAAGTGTTCATGGATGATTTTACAGTCTATGGTGATTCTTTTGATCGTTGTTTAGCTAACTTGTCCAAGGTCTTGCACCGTTGTATTGAGTCGAACCTAGTACTTAACTATGAGAAATGCCATTTTATGGTGACTCACG GTTTCTATCGGCGATTTATAAAGGATTTTTCAAAGATAGCTCAACCATTGTGTCATTTACTTCAGAAGGACACTGATTTTGTATTCGGAAAGAATTGCAGGGAAGCGTTCGATAAGCTCAAGGAGCTCCTTACATTAGCTCCAATCATCCAACCACCTAACTGGAAGCTCCCTTTTGAAATCATGACCGATGCAAGCGACTACGCTGTAGGAGCTGTTTTGGGGCAACGAATGGATAAACGCAGCCATGTGATCTATTATGCCTCCAAAACCTTGGATGCAGCGCAGCGCAACTACTCGACCAAAGAGAAGGAGCTTTTGGCCATTGTATTTGCATTAGAAAAGTTTCGATCATATCTGCTAGGATCGAAAATTGTTGTGTTTACTGATCATGCTGCACTTAAGTTCTTATTGGCCAAGAAAGAGTCCAAACCTCGATTAATTCGTTGGATCCTTTTGCTGCAGGAATTTGACTTAGAGATCAAGGATAGGAAAGGATATGAGAACTTTGTGGTAGACCACCTGAGCCGACTTGTGTGA